The Desulfobulbaceae bacterium sequence GAAGATCTCCTGGGTGAAGCGCATCAGCCCCAGGACGGTGAGGAGCTGCTGTTCGCCTTCAGAGAGTTGGGTGAAATTGATATTACCGTCGATATCGCTGTGTTTGACATTGATCCGGACCTCGTCAATCAGATCGGAGATGTATGTGCTTTCGAGGTATTTGAAGAAATGGGATGGTTCGCCGATTTTTTCTACAAGTTTGGCAAGGGCCTCCTTGTCCGGCACAAAGACATAGAGCAGATCCTGCTTTTCCTTGCGGCCCCGGAAATCGAGCAGCCGGTTTTCGGTATGATCGATGGGGGCAACCGCTACTTTCCAGAGCTCGTCGAGGAACTCCTGGACAATGCCTCGGGCGTACCAGAAACGATTGTCGCCGTTGTTGAGGATCTCTTCAGCCATGTCCGGTTTGAACCAGTAAGGGCGTTTCAAGACAAAAAGGACGGAATCAAGATCCTGTATGTTTAAATCCGCAAGGACCCGCTTACACTCTTCGTCCTCCTTTAAAAGATAGGCCAGCAGAACGAATTGACTGTGGACGCTACGGCAGTAGAAAAGCCGACGCATGAGTTCATCGCTGCCGCCGAGCAGGGCATCGTAGAACTTTTGTTGATGCTGTTGGAAAAGGGCCTCGATCCGCTCGTTACGGCCCGAATAATAGGCAAAGACGTGGGAAGGAAGGTACTTCTTGGCATGGCGCTGAAGATGGGATATGGCAAATTCCTTCGGACTATC is a genomic window containing:
- a CDS encoding AAA family ATPase — protein: MQMQRLKIKDFRNLRDFEITFSGPAADIDGEIREFKSHAVIGPNGSGKSNMIEAIVTIFRDLDLNQKTDFAYEIDYTCRGHHIQVNAMEEKGKASITESGEDSPKEFAISHLQRHAKKYLPSHVFAYYSGRNERIEALFQQHQQKFYDALLGGSDELMRRLFYCRSVHSQFVLLAYLLKEDEECKRVLADLNIQDLDSVLFVLKRPYWFKPDMAEEILNNGDNRFWYARGIVQEFLDELWKVAVAPIDHTENRLLDFRGRKEKQDLLYVFVPDKEALAKLVEKIGEPSHFFKYLESTYISDLIDEVRINVKHSDIDGNINFTQLSEGEQQLLTVLGLMRFTQEIF